A single region of the Arthrobacter sp. zg-Y820 genome encodes:
- a CDS encoding low molecular weight protein-tyrosine-phosphatase produces the protein MYRIMTVCTGNICRSPMAQFCLARAFDDAGLGSEVTVDSTGVTGWEAGRPMDDRTFAELAGHGFAPQELAPFRARAFTADDFAHRDLILAMDYGHLLELQDRAGSARDRGKVRMIRSFDPASAGLPPEKQGIDDPWYGDMSDFDSSYALIQASVPGVVEYVRAALDAAGSADQ, from the coding sequence ATGTACCGAATCATGACGGTCTGCACCGGCAACATCTGCCGCTCACCGATGGCCCAGTTCTGCCTCGCCCGCGCTTTCGACGACGCCGGGCTGGGGTCGGAGGTCACCGTCGATTCCACCGGCGTCACCGGATGGGAGGCCGGGCGCCCGATGGATGACCGCACCTTCGCGGAGCTGGCCGGCCACGGATTTGCGCCCCAGGAACTCGCTCCCTTCCGGGCGCGTGCCTTCACCGCTGACGACTTTGCGCACCGGGACCTGATCCTGGCGATGGATTACGGACACCTGCTGGAGCTGCAGGACCGGGCGGGCAGCGCCCGGGACCGCGGAAAAGTGCGGATGATCCGCAGCTTCGATCCCGCCTCGGCCGGCCTGCCGCCGGAAAAACAGGGCATCGACGACCCCTGGTACGGCGACATGAGCGACTTCGATTCCTCCTACGCCCTGATCCAGGCGTCGGTGCCGGGCGTGGTGGAATACGTCCGCGCCGCCCTGGACGCCGCCGGGTCCGCCGACCAGTGA
- a CDS encoding chorismate-binding protein: MTGPAAAGTTAGAAALPVLIAVDGLSGAGKTTLAVELAAALRAHHSVSLFHLEDLYPGWDGLAAGIAAFREHVAVPLAAGRTARWRAWDWAAGEYGEIRSTAPADIVIFEGVGASSAGVRDLLDAAVWVSAPTHLRRERALARDGDTYAPHWERWAAQERAWTAGDPAAAAADIRVDRQHLHGEPVAAAAFVLRALGELQVPRLQSGWPGANAAAGTVRVDRLDTWIAPERLFASLYADAPRAVWLDSSSAAAPSGTTEVSGAVSGAAQVAARSRYSIMADDGGPLGRYAEHRSGITTVVSGPVTALHRGPFFPWLDSVWGRPRATVSADYPCGFALGWLGFLGYELKRETGGTDIPLPPGAAPDAALIFAGRAVVLDHEQECLYVLTLADPLAPAPSDPGNGGDSDDGGGGGGGWTAQVKRAVETAAQKPPAPDLPAPARFAVRDSRDAYLAKVRAAQQEIGNGNSYEVCLTTSLTAQLPAPPAGGEVLALYRALRRRSPAPFASLLRFGSFCLAGTSPERFLALDVPGRIRAEPIKGTRPRGATAAEDRRLEADLVSSLKDRAENVMIVDLLRNDLSHCAVPGSVTVPRLCAVESYATVHQLVSTVDARLRPGASRAEAVAAAFPPGSMTGAPKISTMAILDRLEGAPRGAYSGVVGWFSLTGAADLSVVIRTLEIQGTALTLGVGGAVTADSDPAAEWEEIRAKAFGVLSALGSRFPD, from the coding sequence GTGACGGGTCCCGCCGCGGCCGGCACTACGGCCGGCGCCGCCGCCCTGCCCGTCCTCATCGCGGTCGACGGCTTGTCCGGCGCCGGCAAGACCACCCTCGCCGTCGAACTTGCGGCAGCACTGCGCGCCCACCACTCGGTCTCGCTGTTCCATCTGGAGGATCTGTACCCCGGATGGGACGGGCTGGCGGCCGGGATCGCCGCCTTCCGCGAGCACGTTGCCGTGCCGCTGGCCGCCGGCCGGACCGCCCGGTGGCGGGCCTGGGACTGGGCAGCCGGCGAGTACGGCGAGATCCGCAGCACGGCACCGGCCGACATCGTCATCTTTGAAGGAGTCGGCGCCTCCAGCGCCGGCGTGCGGGACCTGCTCGACGCCGCCGTCTGGGTCTCCGCGCCGACCCATCTGCGCCGGGAGCGTGCGCTGGCCCGCGACGGCGACACCTACGCCCCGCACTGGGAGCGGTGGGCCGCGCAGGAACGCGCCTGGACGGCCGGTGATCCGGCCGCTGCCGCCGCCGACATCCGAGTGGACCGGCAGCACCTTCACGGGGAGCCGGTTGCCGCCGCAGCCTTTGTCCTGCGCGCGCTCGGCGAACTGCAGGTGCCCCGGCTCCAATCCGGCTGGCCGGGTGCCAACGCTGCGGCCGGCACCGTGCGGGTGGACCGGCTGGACACCTGGATCGCGCCCGAGCGGCTCTTCGCCAGCCTTTATGCCGACGCACCGCGGGCGGTCTGGCTGGACAGCTCCAGTGCGGCAGCACCGTCGGGGACCACCGAAGTGTCCGGCGCAGTGTCCGGAGCCGCACAGGTCGCGGCCCGCAGCCGGTACAGCATCATGGCCGACGACGGCGGTCCGCTCGGCCGCTACGCGGAGCACCGGAGCGGCATCACCACCGTCGTGTCGGGACCCGTGACGGCCTTGCACCGCGGTCCGTTTTTCCCCTGGCTGGATTCGGTCTGGGGCCGGCCGCGCGCCACGGTCAGCGCCGATTATCCGTGCGGATTTGCGCTGGGCTGGCTGGGTTTCCTGGGGTATGAGCTCAAGCGGGAAACCGGCGGCACCGACATCCCCCTGCCGCCCGGGGCAGCACCGGACGCCGCCCTGATCTTCGCCGGCCGCGCGGTGGTCCTGGACCACGAGCAGGAGTGCCTCTATGTCCTGACCCTGGCGGATCCGCTGGCCCCGGCCCCCTCGGATCCGGGGAACGGCGGTGACAGCGACGACGGCGGCGGCGGCGGCGGCGGGTGGACGGCTCAGGTGAAACGCGCCGTGGAAACCGCCGCCCAGAAACCGCCCGCTCCGGACCTGCCCGCTCCGGCGCGGTTTGCCGTGCGCGACAGCCGGGACGCGTATCTGGCCAAGGTCCGCGCCGCGCAGCAGGAGATCGGCAACGGAAACTCCTATGAGGTCTGCCTGACCACCTCGCTGACCGCGCAGCTGCCCGCCCCGCCGGCCGGCGGGGAGGTGCTGGCCCTGTATCGGGCGCTGCGGCGGCGCAGCCCCGCTCCGTTCGCTTCCCTGCTGCGGTTCGGCAGCTTCTGCCTGGCCGGAACGTCACCGGAGCGGTTCCTCGCCCTGGACGTGCCGGGACGGATCCGCGCGGAACCCATCAAGGGCACCCGGCCGCGCGGAGCCACCGCGGCGGAAGACCGGAGGCTGGAGGCGGATTTGGTGTCCTCGCTGAAGGACCGGGCGGAGAACGTCATGATCGTTGACCTGCTGCGCAACGACCTGTCCCATTGCGCCGTTCCGGGGTCCGTCACCGTTCCCCGGCTGTGCGCCGTGGAAAGCTACGCCACCGTCCATCAGCTGGTCAGCACCGTGGACGCCCGGCTGCGCCCCGGCGCGTCCCGGGCCGAAGCCGTTGCCGCGGCGTTCCCGCCGGGATCGATGACCGGCGCCCCGAAGATCAGCACCATGGCCATCCTGGACCGGCTGGAGGGCGCCCCGCGCGGTGCCTATTCCGGCGTCGTCGGCTGGTTCTCCCTGACCGGGGCCGCGGATCTGTCGGTGGTGATCCGCACGCTGGAAATCCAGGGCACGGCCCTGACCCTCGGGGTGGGCGGCGCCGTCACTGCGGATTCGGATCCCGCGGCCGAGTGGGAGGAGATCCGGGCCAAGGCGTTCGGTGTCCTCAGCGCCTTGGGATCCCGGTTCCCGGACTAG
- the cls gene encoding cardiolipin synthase gives MTVLDYAIRIVALGVVPGNRRPTTAMAWLLCIFFLPVPGIILFLLFGNFRLSEHRVKRQAEINRAVRENTRELEAEGSRYSGPEWVVSATELNRRLGSFPSLDGNKVDLQRDYNESIREMTDLVRTARDYVHVEFYIMSYDDVTRDFFAALKEAAARGVRVRLLFDHIGTLRVKGYRTLLRELRSSEIQWKRMLPILPARGQWRRPDLRNHRKILVVDGLVAYTGSQNMVEASYRKRRNHRSGRRWVELMARVEGPVIDEINVVFATDWNAETDENLERELSLYEWTTHPGDVTCQVVPSGPGFTTENNLRLFTSLMYSASDRISITSPYFVPDDSLLYAITTAAQRGVQVELFVSEKGDQFLVDHAQRSYYEALLRAGIRIYLYPKPLVLHAKHFTIDNEVTVLGSSNMDMRSFSLNLEVSIMMFDGDIVAKTRRIEDTYRSMSRELLLSDWVGRPVWQRYVDNVCRLTATLQ, from the coding sequence CTGACCGTCCTCGACTACGCAATCCGGATTGTTGCGCTGGGCGTGGTCCCCGGCAACCGGCGGCCCACCACGGCCATGGCTTGGCTGCTGTGCATTTTCTTCCTTCCGGTACCCGGAATCATCCTGTTCCTGCTGTTCGGCAATTTCCGGCTCTCCGAACACCGGGTCAAGCGCCAAGCTGAAATCAACCGGGCCGTGCGTGAGAACACCCGCGAGCTCGAGGCCGAAGGCAGCCGGTATTCCGGTCCGGAATGGGTAGTCTCCGCGACCGAGCTGAACCGCAGGCTCGGATCGTTTCCGAGCCTGGACGGCAACAAAGTGGATCTGCAGCGGGACTACAACGAGTCAATCCGGGAGATGACCGACCTGGTCCGCACCGCGCGGGATTACGTGCACGTCGAGTTTTACATCATGAGCTACGACGACGTCACCCGGGACTTCTTTGCTGCGCTGAAGGAAGCGGCGGCCCGCGGCGTGCGGGTGCGCCTGCTGTTCGACCACATCGGCACGCTGCGGGTGAAGGGCTACCGGACGCTGCTGCGGGAACTGCGCAGCAGCGAGATCCAGTGGAAGCGGATGCTGCCCATCCTGCCGGCCCGCGGCCAGTGGCGCCGCCCGGACCTGCGCAACCACCGGAAAATCCTGGTGGTGGACGGGCTGGTGGCCTACACCGGATCGCAGAACATGGTGGAGGCGTCCTACCGCAAGCGCCGCAACCATAGATCGGGCCGCAGATGGGTGGAGCTGATGGCGCGCGTGGAGGGGCCGGTCATCGATGAGATCAACGTGGTGTTTGCCACGGACTGGAACGCGGAAACCGATGAGAACCTGGAGCGCGAACTAAGCCTCTACGAGTGGACCACGCATCCCGGCGATGTCACCTGCCAGGTGGTGCCCAGCGGGCCCGGCTTCACGACGGAAAACAACCTTCGCCTCTTCACCTCCCTGATGTATTCGGCGTCGGACCGCATTTCCATCACCAGCCCCTACTTCGTCCCGGACGATTCGCTGCTGTACGCGATTACGACGGCGGCCCAGCGCGGCGTGCAGGTGGAGCTGTTCGTCTCCGAGAAGGGAGACCAGTTCCTGGTGGACCATGCCCAGCGGTCCTACTACGAGGCGCTGCTGCGCGCCGGCATCCGGATCTACCTTTACCCGAAGCCGCTGGTTCTCCACGCCAAGCATTTCACCATCGACAACGAGGTGACGGTGCTCGGCTCCTCGAACATGGACATGCGGTCCTTCTCCCTGAACCTGGAAGTGTCGATCATGATGTTCGACGGCGACATCGTGGCCAAGACACGACGGATCGAGGACACCTACCGTTCCATGTCCCGGGAACTGCTGCTCTCGGACTGGGTGGGCCGGCCCGTCTGGCAGCGCTACGTGGACAACGTCTGCCGGCTCACCGCCACGCTGCAGTAG
- a CDS encoding aminodeoxychorismate lyase, translating into MTVLVFLDPGFPEGRLADASEPQLMATDLGATRGDGIFESMLAVDGKPRKMAAHLDRLASSAQALDLVPPARDAWERAVATALAQLLLQAGPGEAVVKLLLTRGVEGAASPTAWVAASPLPAGSRERTADGLAVLLLDRGYDSTLAERAPWLLLGAKTLSYAVNMAALRYAKANGADDVIFTSSDGKVLEGPTSSVILAVEEDGVKTLLTPELESGILPGTTQRALFDAAEAAGWARGYGPLEPAHLMEADAVWLVSSIRLLAPVTSIDGTPISSSPALTEELTSLLREALSEA; encoded by the coding sequence ATGACTGTTCTGGTATTTCTGGACCCTGGATTCCCCGAAGGCCGCCTTGCTGACGCTTCCGAACCGCAGCTGATGGCCACTGACCTCGGCGCCACCCGCGGCGACGGCATCTTTGAATCGATGCTTGCCGTCGACGGCAAGCCCCGCAAAATGGCCGCGCACCTGGACCGGCTGGCCTCGTCGGCGCAGGCCCTGGACCTTGTGCCGCCGGCCCGGGACGCGTGGGAACGTGCGGTGGCCACCGCGCTCGCCCAGCTGTTGCTGCAGGCGGGGCCGGGCGAGGCAGTGGTGAAGCTGCTGCTGACCCGCGGCGTCGAAGGGGCTGCTTCCCCCACGGCCTGGGTGGCTGCCTCCCCTCTTCCGGCCGGCTCCCGGGAACGCACTGCCGACGGGCTCGCCGTCCTGCTGCTGGACCGCGGCTACGACAGCACCCTCGCCGAACGGGCGCCGTGGCTGCTGCTCGGCGCCAAGACGCTCTCCTACGCGGTGAATATGGCGGCGCTGCGCTACGCCAAGGCCAACGGCGCCGATGACGTCATTTTCACGTCCTCGGACGGCAAGGTGCTGGAGGGGCCGACGTCGAGCGTCATCCTGGCGGTGGAGGAAGACGGGGTGAAAACGCTGCTGACCCCCGAGCTGGAGAGCGGCATCCTGCCCGGCACCACCCAGCGCGCCCTGTTCGACGCCGCCGAAGCGGCAGGCTGGGCCCGCGGGTACGGCCCGCTGGAACCGGCGCACCTGATGGAGGCCGACGCCGTGTGGCTGGTGTCCAGCATTCGCCTGCTGGCCCCGGTGACCTCCATCGACGGAACACCGATCAGCTCATCGCCTGCCCTGACCGAGGAGCTGACCAGCCTGCTGCGCGAGGCCCTGTCGGAGGCCTGA
- a CDS encoding energy-coupling factor transporter transmembrane component T, which yields MRNPSRRPAGTLLERANPLSKLAAALALTLAVLVSVDWISSGIVLAGELILLPLLRIPPLTLLKRIWPLVLAALLGAYGTALLAEKTGAVLLDAGPLLFTSDSVAAGIAIGLRGLAIALPGIYLLVSTDPTDLADALAQKLRLPHRFVLGALAAMRLVGLLVTEWQSLGMARHARGVGSDSGALARARSFGGQSVALLVQAVRRATRLAAAMEARGFGSGNRTWARTSAFTGIDVWVTLYGVLLASAALAAAALAGTFNFILT from the coding sequence CTGCGCAACCCCTCCCGGCGTCCGGCCGGAACGTTGCTGGAGCGGGCCAACCCGCTGTCCAAGCTCGCCGCCGCCCTGGCGCTCACGCTGGCCGTGCTGGTGAGCGTTGACTGGATCAGCTCCGGAATTGTCCTGGCCGGCGAGCTGATCCTGCTGCCGCTGCTGCGGATCCCGCCGCTCACCCTGCTCAAACGCATCTGGCCGCTGGTCCTGGCCGCCTTGCTCGGTGCCTACGGAACCGCCCTGCTGGCCGAGAAGACCGGTGCCGTGCTGCTGGACGCCGGACCGCTGCTGTTCACCTCCGATTCAGTGGCCGCCGGCATTGCCATCGGGCTTCGGGGACTGGCCATCGCCCTGCCCGGGATCTATCTGCTGGTGTCGACGGATCCCACGGACCTGGCGGACGCCCTGGCCCAGAAACTGCGGCTGCCGCACCGGTTCGTGCTCGGCGCGCTGGCCGCGATGCGCCTGGTCGGGCTGCTGGTTACCGAATGGCAGAGCCTGGGCATGGCCCGGCACGCCCGCGGCGTCGGTTCGGATTCCGGGGCGCTGGCCCGGGCCCGGTCCTTCGGCGGCCAGTCGGTGGCGCTGCTGGTCCAGGCGGTGCGCCGCGCCACCCGCCTCGCCGCGGCCATGGAGGCGCGCGGTTTCGGCAGCGGGAACAGGACCTGGGCGCGGACCTCGGCGTTCACCGGGATCGACGTGTGGGTGACCCTGTACGGCGTGCTGCTGGCCAGCGCCGCCCTGGCCGCCGCGGCGCTGGCCGGGACGTTCAATTTCATCCTGACCTAG
- a CDS encoding ABC transporter ATP-binding protein — MSGPSPVPAGVPVAVRARDFSWRHAGRTAPALSSLSLDIDAGEKVLLLGASGAGKSTLLHALAGVLGEGSGPDAAGEQQGSLTLDGVQPLQARGRAGLVLQDPDSQLVLSRVGDEVAFGPENLRVPPEEIWDRVRTSLDDVGLRVPLHHSTAALSGGEKQRLALASVLAMRPGLLLLDEPTANLDPEGVLEVRAAVERVLERTGATLIVVEHRVAVWADVVDRVVVLAADGGILADGPPSRVLADPANRARLAAAGVWLPGTRPAAGGPAAGAPGATLLEARGLGVGRSKRGPAAVSGVDLTLRAGTALGITGPNGAGKSTLALTLGGLLKPVAGTLRAAPALAGTAGPDPRRWKSTDLVTRIGTVFQEPEHQFLAATVREELAFGPRRTRRRSEAEVSALVQALAERLRLTALLDANPFTLSGGEKRRLSVATMIATEPDVLLLDEPTFGQDANTWAELVELLRTLTADGTAVVAVTHDAEFLAALGGNRLHVEHGTARTGALL, encoded by the coding sequence ATGAGCGGGCCTAGCCCCGTTCCCGCCGGCGTCCCCGTGGCGGTCCGCGCCCGGGACTTCAGCTGGCGGCACGCCGGGCGCACCGCCCCGGCCCTTTCCTCCCTGTCACTGGATATCGACGCCGGGGAGAAGGTCCTGCTGCTGGGCGCTTCCGGTGCCGGCAAATCCACGCTGCTGCATGCCCTCGCGGGCGTCCTCGGCGAAGGCTCCGGCCCGGATGCCGCGGGGGAGCAGCAGGGCAGCCTGACCCTGGACGGTGTTCAGCCGCTGCAGGCCCGCGGCCGGGCGGGACTGGTGCTGCAGGACCCGGACTCCCAGCTGGTGCTGTCCCGGGTGGGTGACGAGGTGGCCTTTGGTCCCGAGAACCTTCGGGTTCCGCCGGAGGAAATCTGGGACCGGGTCCGCACCAGCCTGGACGACGTCGGCCTCCGGGTGCCGCTGCACCATTCCACTGCCGCCCTGTCGGGAGGCGAGAAGCAGCGCCTGGCGCTGGCTTCGGTGCTCGCGATGCGGCCGGGCCTGCTGCTGCTGGACGAACCCACCGCCAACCTGGACCCGGAGGGCGTGCTGGAAGTGCGCGCTGCCGTCGAACGCGTGCTGGAACGCACCGGTGCCACGCTGATCGTGGTGGAACACCGCGTCGCGGTCTGGGCGGACGTCGTCGACCGCGTGGTGGTCCTGGCGGCCGACGGCGGCATCCTCGCTGACGGACCGCCATCAAGGGTCCTCGCCGATCCGGCCAACCGCGCCCGGCTCGCCGCGGCCGGGGTCTGGCTGCCCGGAACCCGTCCCGCGGCCGGCGGGCCGGCGGCCGGGGCTCCGGGCGCCACCCTGCTCGAAGCCCGCGGTCTGGGCGTCGGACGGTCCAAGCGGGGCCCGGCGGCCGTGAGCGGAGTGGACCTGACGCTGCGGGCCGGCACGGCGCTCGGGATCACCGGGCCCAACGGCGCCGGAAAATCGACGCTGGCGCTGACCCTGGGCGGACTGCTGAAGCCAGTGGCCGGAACCCTGCGCGCTGCTCCCGCGCTGGCCGGAACTGCGGGCCCCGACCCCCGGCGCTGGAAATCCACGGACCTGGTGACCCGGATCGGCACTGTCTTCCAGGAACCCGAGCACCAGTTCTTGGCCGCGACGGTGCGCGAGGAACTGGCGTTCGGGCCGCGGCGCACCCGCCGGCGCTCAGAGGCCGAGGTCTCGGCGCTGGTGCAGGCACTGGCGGAGCGGCTGCGGCTCACGGCACTGCTGGACGCCAATCCGTTCACGCTCTCCGGCGGGGAGAAGCGCCGCCTGTCGGTCGCCACGATGATCGCCACCGAACCGGACGTCCTGCTCCTGGACGAACCCACGTTCGGGCAGGATGCCAACACCTGGGCGGAACTCGTGGAGCTGCTCCGCACACTGACAGCTGACGGCACCGCGGTGGTCGCGGTGACGCATGACGCCGAGTTCCTGGCGGCCCTGGGCGGGAACCGCCTGCACGTGGAGCACGGCACCGCCCGGACCGGAGCGCTGTTGTGA
- a CDS encoding ECF transporter S component — protein sequence MQQNKSHPQFQRQLKSLRRPWRVVDIVVASVLAVAVGVIFWAWSLGYAGVEALILAFPPLGGLYTGGWLIAGVLGALIIRKPGAAIYCEVLASAVSGVLGTQFGLSVLLSGFIQGLGAELVFLAFLYLRYTLPVAVLAGLVSGAFLGASESILYKPEWALQWQALYTLLAAASGAVIAGAGSWLAARALARTGVLASFASGRAADGRSHERA from the coding sequence ATGCAGCAGAACAAATCCCACCCACAGTTTCAACGGCAGTTAAAATCCCTGCGCCGCCCGTGGCGGGTCGTCGACATTGTCGTCGCGTCAGTCCTGGCCGTGGCCGTAGGCGTGATTTTCTGGGCCTGGTCGCTGGGCTACGCCGGGGTGGAAGCCCTGATCCTGGCGTTTCCGCCGCTGGGCGGGCTGTACACCGGCGGATGGCTGATTGCCGGAGTGCTCGGCGCGCTGATCATCCGCAAACCCGGGGCAGCGATCTACTGCGAGGTCCTCGCCTCGGCCGTGTCCGGAGTGCTCGGCACGCAGTTCGGCCTATCGGTGCTGCTCTCCGGATTCATCCAGGGCCTCGGCGCGGAACTGGTGTTCCTGGCCTTCCTCTACCTTCGGTACACGCTTCCGGTGGCCGTACTGGCGGGGCTGGTCTCGGGCGCCTTCCTGGGGGCCAGCGAAAGCATCCTGTACAAGCCGGAATGGGCGCTTCAATGGCAGGCGCTCTACACGCTGCTGGCCGCCGCTTCGGGCGCCGTCATTGCCGGTGCCGGATCCTGGCTGGCTGCCCGGGCCCTGGCCCGCACCGGTGTGCTGGCATCCTTCGCGTCGGGAAGGGCAGCGGACGGGCGCTCCCATGAGCGGGCCTAG
- a CDS encoding DUF4235 domain-containing protein: MNLILKLLATGASIGAGLLSAKILDFAWTRITGNEPPRDNDGVLDVSLRTAVIFAVVSGAVSQGIRVLTTRGTQRAIQRYKKTPEVV; encoded by the coding sequence ATGAACCTGATCCTGAAACTGCTCGCGACCGGTGCCAGCATCGGCGCCGGCCTGCTGTCCGCGAAAATCCTCGATTTTGCCTGGACGCGGATCACGGGCAACGAACCGCCGCGGGACAACGACGGCGTCCTGGACGTCAGCCTCCGCACCGCAGTGATCTTCGCCGTCGTCTCCGGAGCGGTCAGCCAGGGCATCCGGGTGCTGACCACCCGCGGAACCCAGCGGGCCATCCAGCGCTACAAGAAGACGCCTGAAGTGGTCTAG
- the mnhG gene encoding monovalent cation/H(+) antiporter subunit G, translated as MSQELNDLIVGILMLGGALMSLAAAIGLTRFPDLMSRMHAASKPQVLGLLLFLLAMAVQFESWVLLPILGVCWLFMILTAPVSAHMIGRAGYRTKHLRPELLTIDELDDVVGRAQQLLLQAKAGAPGTNDGGPADRVDDDPGAPPPAGSLDDDALPATPAAAPEARPGVVSGAEAETSQGARRPEHRPGG; from the coding sequence GTGAGCCAGGAACTGAATGACCTGATTGTCGGAATCCTCATGCTGGGCGGGGCGCTGATGTCGCTGGCCGCGGCCATTGGCCTGACCCGGTTCCCCGACCTCATGAGCCGGATGCACGCAGCGTCCAAGCCGCAGGTGCTGGGACTGCTGCTGTTCCTGCTGGCCATGGCCGTGCAGTTTGAGAGCTGGGTGCTGCTGCCGATCCTTGGCGTCTGCTGGCTGTTCATGATCCTCACCGCGCCGGTGTCCGCCCACATGATCGGCCGCGCCGGTTACCGGACCAAGCACCTGCGCCCGGAGCTGCTCACCATCGACGAGCTGGACGACGTCGTCGGCCGTGCCCAGCAACTGCTGCTGCAGGCCAAGGCCGGCGCACCCGGAACCAACGACGGCGGACCCGCCGACCGGGTGGATGATGATCCGGGGGCGCCGCCGCCCGCGGGCTCCCTCGACGACGACGCGCTCCCCGCGACGCCCGCCGCGGCACCCGAAGCCCGCCCCGGCGTGGTGTCCGGTGCCGAAGCGGAAACAAGTCAGGGCGCCCGCCGCCCGGAACACCGTCCCGGAGGCTGA
- a CDS encoding monovalent cation/H+ antiporter complex subunit F: protein MMNVFVVLVAVMLSVAAAGAIFRIARGPSILDRVLAADVLLTIVGAALATDMIVNKNLNYLALLVSISLIGFIGSVTVARFVTDRR, encoded by the coding sequence ATGATGAACGTCTTTGTGGTCCTGGTGGCCGTCATGCTCTCGGTCGCAGCGGCCGGAGCGATTTTCCGGATTGCCCGCGGGCCCTCGATTCTGGACCGGGTGCTGGCAGCCGACGTGCTGCTGACCATCGTCGGCGCGGCCCTGGCCACTGACATGATCGTGAACAAAAACCTCAACTATCTGGCGCTCCTGGTGTCCATCTCACTGATCGGCTTCATTGGCTCCGTGACCGTTGCCCGCTTCGTTACGGACAGGAGATAA
- a CDS encoding Na+/H+ antiporter subunit E — translation MRNRPRVPLLKEIPLLIWLVFLWGALWQDFSAGNLIFGAAIAFVVANIFYLPPVELSGRFNPIYALGFAVRFFYKLVHASFEVLWLSITKGPHIKNAVVGVKLRSHSDLLVTATGHALSLIPGSLVVEVDRSTSTLYLHCLNVSTPEHADKVRKDVRDTESWLIHTIGTREDLEVLRAEEAQVRREVALETGNPAATGKGAAS, via the coding sequence ATGCGCAACCGGCCGCGCGTGCCGCTGCTCAAGGAAATCCCGCTGCTGATCTGGCTGGTGTTCCTCTGGGGCGCCCTCTGGCAGGACTTCAGCGCCGGCAACCTGATCTTCGGCGCCGCGATTGCCTTCGTCGTGGCCAACATCTTCTACCTGCCGCCGGTGGAGCTCAGCGGCCGGTTCAATCCGATCTACGCCCTGGGCTTCGCGGTCCGGTTCTTCTACAAGCTGGTCCACGCCAGCTTCGAGGTGCTCTGGCTGTCCATCACCAAGGGTCCGCACATCAAGAACGCAGTGGTGGGCGTGAAGCTGCGCAGCCACTCGGACCTTCTGGTCACCGCCACCGGGCACGCGCTGTCGCTGATTCCGGGTTCCCTGGTGGTGGAGGTGGACCGGTCCACCTCCACGCTGTACCTGCACTGCCTGAATGTTTCCACCCCGGAGCACGCCGACAAGGTCCGCAAGGATGTCCGGGACACCGAATCGTGGCTGATCCACACCATCGGCACCCGCGAAGACCTTGAGGTCCTCAGGGCCGAGGAAGCGCAGGTCCGCCGGGAGGTCGCCCTCGAAACCGGAAACCCCGCCGCAACCGGCAAGGGAGCCGCATCATGA